From Elaeis guineensis isolate ETL-2024a chromosome 16, EG11, whole genome shotgun sequence, a single genomic window includes:
- the LOC105033413 gene encoding uncharacterized protein isoform X1 produces MVGAWNGDGGEEVCGRCDHGAASGRDVRRSLRSHRRLAGLPQRRRRSRDGRLPMWARPSSPRSGFHPAAPFPSGRWLVGRRRPRRRRRLHRWLWRRCRRRCFRLPPGGGKTRSVSRTVTLAYTLKTNQKKSYFKEKLGTDKNQLSLSRMLMYVAYGTGLYLSRERTIDLPSPLDPSPNASRIRRHISQRAVLPHERCAPRPVACRAAIIVVHEFLWDDLDIAEAELGWLSNFFDDNDSFTADFPKCGTTIGANYSNSNSGKSEEDSLFRTSSPVSVLEPNSLSIGGSGGGASSSSSSCSGTGGGNSGARAQDALPISHPEPILVVPARARSKRPRPATFSRPHVTIPFLPPSSDSIPVASSSSQSESFGESNPGPATMTQKKNKTKKSSAGTAAGGDEAPPVRKCMHCEIQKTPQWRAGPMGPKTLCNACGVRYKSGRLFPEYRPAASPTFVPDLHSNSHKKVVEMRIKASQASKDSCDLLAYIRRRE; encoded by the exons ATG GTTGGTGCGTGGAATGGCGATGGCGGCGAAGAAGTATGTGGACGATGCGACCATGGCGCAGCCAGTGGACGTGATGTGCGGCGATCTCTTCGATCACATCGACGACTTGCTGGACTTCCCCAACGAAGACGACGTTCCAGGGATGGACGACTACCAATGTGGGCCCGCCCCTCCAGCCCCCGCTCCGGGTTTCACCCCGCTGCTCCCTTCCCTTCAGGCCGATGGCTTGTTGGGCGGCGGCggccgaggaggaggaggagactcCACCGATGGCTCTGGCGACGGTGCCGGCGGCGCTGCTTCCGCCTTCCACCGGGAGGAGGGAAAACTCGTTCCG TTTCGAGAACGGTCACCTTGGCTTACACGTTAAAGACAaaccaaaaaaaatcatatttcaaaGAAAAATTAGGAACGGACAAGAACCAGCTGTCATTGAGTAGGATGCTGATGTACGTTGCTTATGGAaccgggttgtatctttcgcgcgaaagaacGATCGACCTGCCTTCtccattggatccctcaccgaaCGCATCTCGCATCCGTCGGCACATATCTCAAAGAGCGGTTCTTCCGCACGAAAGATGCGCCCCCCGTCCCGTTGCTTGTAGAGCGGCGATAATCGTCGTCCATGAGTTTTTA TGGGACGACCTTGACATCGCCGAGGCCGAGCTGGGGTGGCTATCCAATTTCTTCGAtgacaacgattccttcaccgCCGACTTCCCCAAATGTGGCACCACCATCGGCGCCAACTACAGCAATAGTAACAGCGGCAAGAGCGAGGAGGACTCCCTCTTCCGCACCTCCAGCCCTGTATCCGTGCTCGAGCCTAACAGCCTCAGCATCGGCGGCAGTGGCGGAggtgcctcctcctcttcctcctcctgctCCGGCACCGGTGGAGGAAACAGCGGCGCAAGGGCCCAGGATGCTCTTCCCATAAGCCATCCGGAGCCCATTCTGGTGGTCCCGGCCCGTGCTCGCAGCAAACGCCCCCGACCTGCCACATTCTCCCGCCCTCACGTCACCATTCCCTTCCTCCCCCCCTCCTCCGACAGCATACCTGTCGCCTCCTCCTCTTCCCAATCCGAGAGCTTCGGCGAGTCCAATCCCGGACCGGCTACGATGACACAAAAGAAGAACAAGACGAAGAAGAGCTCTGCTGGCACTGCTGCTGGAGGAGACGAGGCACCCCCGGTGAGGAAGTGCATGCATTGCGAGATCCAGAAGACCCCCCAATGGAGGGCGGGGCCGATGGGGCCCAAGACCCTCTGCAATGCCTGCGGGGTCCGCTACAAGTCGGGAAGGCTCTTCCCTGAGTATCGCCCTGCCGCCAGCCCCACCTTCGTCCCCGACCTCCACTCCAATTCTCACAAGAAGGTGGTCGAGATGCGGATCAAAGCCAGCCAGGCTTCCAAGGACAGCTGCGATCTCCTTGCTTACATCCGGAGGAGGGAGTGA
- the LOC105033413 gene encoding uncharacterized protein isoform X3 — MAMAAKKYVDDATMAQPVDVMCGDLFDHIDDLLDFPNEDDVPGMDDYQCGPAPPAPAPGFTPLLPSLQADGLLGGGGRGGGGDSTDGSGDGAGGAASAFHREEGKLVPWDDLDIAEAELGWLSNFFDDNDSFTADFPKCGTTIGANYSNSNSGKSEEDSLFRTSSPVSVLEPNSLSIGGSGGGASSSSSSCSGTGGGNSGARAQDALPISHPEPILVVPARARSKRPRPATFSRPHVTIPFLPPSSDSIPVASSSSQSESFGESNPGPATMTQKKNKTKKSSAGTAAGGDEAPPVRKCMHCEIQKTPQWRAGPMGPKTLCNACGVRYKSGRLFPEYRPAASPTFVPDLHSNSHKKVVEMRIKASQASKDSCDLLAYIRRRE; from the exons ATGGCGATGGCGGCGAAGAAGTATGTGGACGATGCGACCATGGCGCAGCCAGTGGACGTGATGTGCGGCGATCTCTTCGATCACATCGACGACTTGCTGGACTTCCCCAACGAAGACGACGTTCCAGGGATGGACGACTACCAATGTGGGCCCGCCCCTCCAGCCCCCGCTCCGGGTTTCACCCCGCTGCTCCCTTCCCTTCAGGCCGATGGCTTGTTGGGCGGCGGCggccgaggaggaggaggagactcCACCGATGGCTCTGGCGACGGTGCCGGCGGCGCTGCTTCCGCCTTCCACCGGGAGGAGGGAAAACTCGTTCCG TGGGACGACCTTGACATCGCCGAGGCCGAGCTGGGGTGGCTATCCAATTTCTTCGAtgacaacgattccttcaccgCCGACTTCCCCAAATGTGGCACCACCATCGGCGCCAACTACAGCAATAGTAACAGCGGCAAGAGCGAGGAGGACTCCCTCTTCCGCACCTCCAGCCCTGTATCCGTGCTCGAGCCTAACAGCCTCAGCATCGGCGGCAGTGGCGGAggtgcctcctcctcttcctcctcctgctCCGGCACCGGTGGAGGAAACAGCGGCGCAAGGGCCCAGGATGCTCTTCCCATAAGCCATCCGGAGCCCATTCTGGTGGTCCCGGCCCGTGCTCGCAGCAAACGCCCCCGACCTGCCACATTCTCCCGCCCTCACGTCACCATTCCCTTCCTCCCCCCCTCCTCCGACAGCATACCTGTCGCCTCCTCCTCTTCCCAATCCGAGAGCTTCGGCGAGTCCAATCCCGGACCGGCTACGATGACACAAAAGAAGAACAAGACGAAGAAGAGCTCTGCTGGCACTGCTGCTGGAGGAGACGAGGCACCCCCGGTGAGGAAGTGCATGCATTGCGAGATCCAGAAGACCCCCCAATGGAGGGCGGGGCCGATGGGGCCCAAGACCCTCTGCAATGCCTGCGGGGTCCGCTACAAGTCGGGAAGGCTCTTCCCTGAGTATCGCCCTGCCGCCAGCCCCACCTTCGTCCCCGACCTCCACTCCAATTCTCACAAGAAGGTGGTCGAGATGCGGATCAAAGCCAGCCAGGCTTCCAAGGACAGCTGCGATCTCCTTGCTTACATCCGGAGGAGGGAGTGA
- the LOC105033413 gene encoding uncharacterized protein isoform X2 — protein MSKWLVRGMAMAAKKYVDDATMAQPVDVMCGDLFDHIDDLLDFPNEDDVPGMDDYQCGPAPPAPAPGFTPLLPSLQADGLLGGGGRGGGGDSTDGSGDGAGGAASAFHREEGKLVPWDDLDIAEAELGWLSNFFDDNDSFTADFPKCGTTIGANYSNSNSGKSEEDSLFRTSSPVSVLEPNSLSIGGSGGGASSSSSSCSGTGGGNSGARAQDALPISHPEPILVVPARARSKRPRPATFSRPHVTIPFLPPSSDSIPVASSSSQSESFGESNPGPATMTQKKNKTKKSSAGTAAGGDEAPPVRKCMHCEIQKTPQWRAGPMGPKTLCNACGVRYKSGRLFPEYRPAASPTFVPDLHSNSHKKVVEMRIKASQASKDSCDLLAYIRRRE, from the exons ATGTCGAAATG GTTGGTGCGTGGAATGGCGATGGCGGCGAAGAAGTATGTGGACGATGCGACCATGGCGCAGCCAGTGGACGTGATGTGCGGCGATCTCTTCGATCACATCGACGACTTGCTGGACTTCCCCAACGAAGACGACGTTCCAGGGATGGACGACTACCAATGTGGGCCCGCCCCTCCAGCCCCCGCTCCGGGTTTCACCCCGCTGCTCCCTTCCCTTCAGGCCGATGGCTTGTTGGGCGGCGGCggccgaggaggaggaggagactcCACCGATGGCTCTGGCGACGGTGCCGGCGGCGCTGCTTCCGCCTTCCACCGGGAGGAGGGAAAACTCGTTCCG TGGGACGACCTTGACATCGCCGAGGCCGAGCTGGGGTGGCTATCCAATTTCTTCGAtgacaacgattccttcaccgCCGACTTCCCCAAATGTGGCACCACCATCGGCGCCAACTACAGCAATAGTAACAGCGGCAAGAGCGAGGAGGACTCCCTCTTCCGCACCTCCAGCCCTGTATCCGTGCTCGAGCCTAACAGCCTCAGCATCGGCGGCAGTGGCGGAggtgcctcctcctcttcctcctcctgctCCGGCACCGGTGGAGGAAACAGCGGCGCAAGGGCCCAGGATGCTCTTCCCATAAGCCATCCGGAGCCCATTCTGGTGGTCCCGGCCCGTGCTCGCAGCAAACGCCCCCGACCTGCCACATTCTCCCGCCCTCACGTCACCATTCCCTTCCTCCCCCCCTCCTCCGACAGCATACCTGTCGCCTCCTCCTCTTCCCAATCCGAGAGCTTCGGCGAGTCCAATCCCGGACCGGCTACGATGACACAAAAGAAGAACAAGACGAAGAAGAGCTCTGCTGGCACTGCTGCTGGAGGAGACGAGGCACCCCCGGTGAGGAAGTGCATGCATTGCGAGATCCAGAAGACCCCCCAATGGAGGGCGGGGCCGATGGGGCCCAAGACCCTCTGCAATGCCTGCGGGGTCCGCTACAAGTCGGGAAGGCTCTTCCCTGAGTATCGCCCTGCCGCCAGCCCCACCTTCGTCCCCGACCTCCACTCCAATTCTCACAAGAAGGTGGTCGAGATGCGGATCAAAGCCAGCCAGGCTTCCAAGGACAGCTGCGATCTCCTTGCTTACATCCGGAGGAGGGAGTGA